A window from Citrus sinensis cultivar Valencia sweet orange chromosome 5, DVS_A1.0, whole genome shotgun sequence encodes these proteins:
- the LOC102613347 gene encoding GATA transcription factor 15, which yields MNQNDSNLKYCTDCKTTKTPLWRGGPAGPKSLCNACGIRFRKKKRVFEGLKKRSDKKKDKTINAAAAASASASAKVVAEKADGTGNASCCVNGLGDSFKMRLMALGQEVLLQRSSPSSSSPSTTSKSSPSLFLPSVVAKKQRCQRKRKLKEEEQAAFSLMALSCGFVFA from the exons ATGAATCAAAACGACAGCAACTTGAAGTATTGTACGGACTGCAAAACCACAAAGACTCCTCTTTGGAGAGGTGGCCCCGCTGGTCCAAAG TCACTTTGTAACGCATGTGGGATCAGATTtaggaagaaaaagagagtttTCGAGGGCCTAAAGAAGCGATCGGataagaaaaaagacaaaacaataaatgctgctgctgctgcttctgcttctgcttctgcCAAAGTTGTTGCTGAAAAAGCTGATGGTACTGGTAACGCTTCGTGCTGTGTTAACGGGCTAGGTGATTCTTTCAAGATGAGGTTAATGGCTTTGGGCCAAGAGGTGCTTCTGCAAAGATCATCGCCTTCATCGTCGTCGCCATCAACAACATCAAAGTCATCGCCATCGTTGTTTTTACCATCTGTAGTGGCGAAAAAGCAAAGGTGCCAAAGGAAGAGGAAGCTGAAAGAGGAAGAACAAGCTGCTTTCTCTTTGATGGCTTTGTCTTGTGGCTTTGTTTTTGCTTAG
- the LOC102613049 gene encoding exonuclease DPD1, chloroplastic/mitochondrial yields MRTVPMCFSILEVPKGRINSLANFCRESFHCFSRRYGHSPSFKLLCSKTYGLEDQDSYTERWSRRRITTGTEGSKKTIQSHKLKNIKFEATSTTINVNKTEISKIQRIQHYDIQQIIAENKDLAKLVTAIVFDIETTGFSRENERIIEIAFQDLLGGENSTFQTLVNPKRQVPNAHVHGITTDMVCKPDVPRMEDLIPILLHYVKSRQKPGGYILFVAHNARSFDVPFLINEFSRCSYEVPNNWLFMDTLTLARELMKSGGSNLPSKVSLQALREYYRIPLVGSAHRAMADVNCLSLILQRLTFDLKLSLCDLIERGFTPSDLINPKKKKKSKLVSNQE; encoded by the exons ATGAGGACAGTTCCTATGTGCTTTTCAATCTTGGAAGTTCCCAAAGGCAGAATAAATAGCTTAGCTAACTTTTGTCGGGAAAGTTTCCATTGTTTCAGTAGAAGATATGGACACAGTCCCAGTTTTAAGCTGCTCTGCTCCAAAACCTATGGACTTGAAGATCAGGATTCATATACTGAGAGGTGGAGTAGAAGACGAATAACTACAGGAACAGAAGGAAGCAAAAAGACCATCCAGAGCCATAAATTAAAGAACATCAAGTTTGAAGCAACAAGCACTActataaatgtaaataaaacagAAATAAGTAAAATTCAAAGAATTCAACACTATGATATTCAACAAATAATTGCCGAGAACAAAGACTTGGCCAAACTCGTGACAGCTATTGTTTTTGATATTGAGACTACTGGCTTTAGCCGAGAGAATGAACGAATTATCGAGATAGCTTTTCAAGATCTCTTGGGGGGTGAAAACAGCACATTTCAGACGCTCGTGAATCCCAAACGGCAAGTTCCAAATGCACATGTTCACGGAATCACAACTGATATGGTCTGCAAACCTGATGTTCCGAG GATGGAGGACCTGATACCAATCTTACTGCACTATGTCAAAAGCCGTCAGAAACCTGGGGGCTATATATTGTTTGTTGCTCACAATGCCCGTTCCTTTGATGTACCCTTTCTGATTAATGAATTCAGTCGTTGCTCATATGAAGTTCCAAATAATTGGCTATTTATGGATACACTAACTCTGGCCCGGGAATTGATGAAATCTGGAG GATCCAACCTTCCCTCAAAGGTTTCATTGCAAGCCCTACGTGAATACTACAGAATTCCATTAGTTGGTTCAGCTCACAGAGCCATGGCGGATGTTAACTGCCTGTCATTGATTCTTCAGAGACTGACTTTCGACTTGAAGTTGTCATTATGTGACCTGATTGAAAGAGGTTTCACACCCTCGGATTTGATAAACcctaagaagaagaaaaaatcaaagctGGTATCAAATCAAGAGTAG